In the genome of Senegalia massiliensis, one region contains:
- the purM gene encoding phosphoribosylformylglycinamidine cyclo-ligase gives MSLTYKDAGVDKQAGYKQISLIKNIIKNTHTKGVVSDLGGFSGLFGLDMKNYKNPVLASGTDGVGTKLKIAFMMDKHDTIGEDCVAMCVNDILCQGAKPLFFLDYISTGKLIPEKMSSIVKGVSQGCIKAGAALIGGETAEMPGLYEEDEYDLAGFCVGIVDKENIINGIDTKEGDIVIGLPSNGLHSNGYSLVRKIVFEKENLKIDSFIDELKTTIGEELLKPTRIYKEPVLELIEKINIKGIAHITGGGLYENVPRILPKGLTAHMDISRIDTPVIFNLLQKWGDISICEMYSTFNMGIGMIIVISKDELIKAEDLLNELNEKYYILGEIKKGDEGVVLC, from the coding sequence ATGTCTTTAACATATAAAGATGCTGGAGTAGATAAACAAGCAGGATACAAACAAATTAGTTTAATAAAAAATATTATTAAGAATACTCATACAAAAGGAGTAGTATCTGACTTAGGAGGATTTTCTGGATTATTTGGATTAGACATGAAAAATTATAAAAATCCTGTACTAGCATCTGGCACAGATGGTGTAGGAACTAAACTTAAAATAGCCTTCATGATGGATAAACATGATACTATAGGTGAAGATTGTGTGGCTATGTGTGTAAATGACATATTATGTCAAGGTGCAAAACCATTGTTTTTCTTAGATTATATATCTACGGGGAAACTTATACCAGAAAAAATGTCAAGTATAGTAAAAGGTGTGTCACAAGGTTGTATCAAGGCAGGAGCAGCTCTAATAGGTGGAGAAACAGCTGAAATGCCAGGACTTTATGAAGAGGATGAATATGATTTAGCAGGTTTTTGCGTTGGTATAGTTGATAAGGAAAATATAATTAATGGAATAGATACAAAAGAAGGAGATATTGTAATAGGACTTCCTTCTAATGGGCTACACAGTAATGGATATTCATTAGTTAGAAAGATAGTATTTGAAAAAGAAAATTTAAAAATTGATAGCTTTATAGATGAGTTGAAAACTACTATAGGAGAAGAATTACTAAAACCTACTCGTATATATAAAGAACCAGTATTAGAATTAATAGAGAAAATTAATATAAAAGGAATAGCTCATATTACAGGTGGAGGATTATATGAAAATGTTCCAAGAATTTTACCTAAAGGATTAACTGCTCATATGGATATTTCCAGAATAGATACTCCAGTTATATTTAATCTATTACAAAAATGGGGTGACATTAGTATTTGTGAAATGTATTCTACTTTTAATATGGGAATTGGAATGATAATTGTAATTTCAAAAGATGAATTAATAAAAGCTGAAGATCTATTAAATGAATTAAATGAAAAGTATTATATTTTAGGAGAAATCAAAAAAGGTGATGAAGGAGTAGTACTGTGCTAA
- a CDS encoding tRNA threonylcarbamoyladenosine dehydratase, whose product MLHEFSRTEMLIGTEGLEKLKKSTVAVFGIGGVGTFAVEGLARSGVGKFILVDDDDICLTNINRQIHATRKTVGKSKVQTMKNRIQEINPKAEVICFHELYNSESAEKLLFDKFDYVIDAIDMVSSKLDLIERCNKKGIPIISSMGAGNKLNPTMLEVSDIYKTSICPLARVMRKELKRKGIKKLKVVYSKEKPITPKQLGGNCKTDCICPNKDRTCAERRQIPGSTSFVPPVAGLIIASEVVKDIIK is encoded by the coding sequence ATGTTACATGAATTTTCACGTACAGAAATGCTTATAGGAACTGAAGGGTTAGAAAAATTAAAGAAAAGTACTGTAGCTGTTTTTGGAATAGGTGGAGTAGGTACTTTTGCAGTAGAAGGACTTGCAAGAAGTGGGGTAGGAAAGTTTATACTTGTAGATGATGATGATATTTGCCTTACAAATATAAATAGACAAATACATGCCACAAGAAAAACTGTTGGCAAATCAAAAGTACAAACTATGAAAAATAGAATACAAGAAATAAATCCTAAAGCAGAAGTAATTTGTTTTCATGAGTTATATAATAGTGAAAGTGCAGAAAAACTTTTATTTGATAAATTTGATTATGTAATTGATGCTATAGATATGGTTTCTTCTAAACTTGATCTAATAGAAAGATGTAATAAGAAAGGGATTCCAATTATAAGCAGTATGGGAGCAGGAAACAAGTTAAATCCTACTATGTTAGAGGTATCTGATATTTACAAAACTTCTATTTGTCCATTAGCAAGAGTGATGAGAAAAGAACTTAAAAGAAAAGGAATTAAAAAATTAAAAGTAGTATATTCAAAAGAAAAACCTATAACTCCTAAACAATTAGGTGGAAATTGTAAAACTGATTGTATATGTCCTAATAAAGATAGAACATGTGCTGAAAGAAGGCAAATTCCTGGTAGTACTTCTTTTGTGCCACCAGTAGCAGGTTTAATTATTGCTTCAGAGGTAGTTAAAGATATAATTAAATAA
- the dapD gene encoding 2,3,4,5-tetrahydropyridine-2,6-dicarboxylate N-acetyltransferase → MKNEINFTNSNEIIKFIKSSKKTTPVKVYIKGKLDYIDFKNLRNFGEGNSRIIFCEYKEICEFIEKNKHIIEDYHIENDRRNSAIPLLDIKNIKARIEPGAIIREGVRIDEKVVIMMGSVINIGAEIGKSSMIDMNAVIGARGIIGENVHIGAGAVVAGVLEPPSKTPVIIEDNVLVGSNAVILEGVKIGKGAVVAAGSVVTKDVPSNSVVAGSPAKVIKTKDHKTLEKVQIVEDLRGN, encoded by the coding sequence ATGAAAAATGAAATAAATTTTACTAATTCAAATGAAATTATTAAATTTATAAAATCATCAAAAAAGACTACACCAGTTAAAGTTTATATAAAAGGAAAACTAGATTATATTGATTTCAAAAATCTAAGAAATTTTGGAGAAGGTAATTCAAGGATAATTTTTTGTGAATACAAAGAAATATGTGAATTTATAGAAAAAAATAAACATATAATAGAAGACTATCATATTGAAAATGACAGAAGAAATTCTGCTATTCCTCTTTTAGATATTAAAAATATTAAAGCCAGAATTGAACCAGGGGCAATTATACGAGAGGGAGTTAGAATAGATGAAAAAGTTGTAATTATGATGGGATCAGTTATTAACATAGGAGCAGAGATTGGAAAGAGTTCTATGATTGATATGAATGCAGTAATAGGTGCTAGAGGAATAATAGGGGAAAATGTACACATAGGAGCTGGAGCAGTAGTAGCAGGAGTATTAGAGCCACCTAGCAAAACACCTGTCATTATTGAAGATAATGTATTAGTTGGTTCAAATGCAGTAATACTTGAAGGTGTTAAAATAGGAAAAGGGGCAGTAGTGGCTGCTGGATCTGTAGTTACAAAAGATGTACCTAGTAACTCCGTAGTTGCTGGTTCTCCTGCAAAGGTGATAAAAACCAAAGATCATAAGACATTGGAAAAAGTTCAAATTGTAGAAGACCTAAGAGGTAATTAA
- the dapB gene encoding 4-hydroxy-tetrahydrodipicolinate reductase encodes MINIAINGCNGKMGLVLTNMIKESEGIKVISGIDRNPGKSNREYPIYKEIWDIKEKIDAIIDFSHYSNLNNLLDYGTKNNIPLVIATSGFIQKDEKLIEEASKKIPILYSKNMSLGINILVELAKNISNILGENFDIEIIEKHHNTKVDAPSGTACMIADGINKSFNNTKNYVFGRKGHKQLRTKNEIGIHSIRGGTMSGEHTVLFSGLDEIIEIKHTAITKNIFALGAIKGAKFVINKKNGLYSMLDIFNFIESN; translated from the coding sequence ATGATTAATATAGCTATAAATGGGTGTAATGGGAAGATGGGTTTGGTATTAACTAATATGATAAAGGAAAGTGAAGGTATAAAAGTTATTTCTGGAATAGATAGAAATCCTGGAAAGTCAAATAGAGAATATCCAATATATAAAGAAATATGGGATATAAAAGAAAAGATCGATGCTATAATTGATTTTTCACATTATAGTAATTTGAACAATCTATTAGATTATGGAACTAAAAACAATATACCTTTAGTAATAGCTACATCAGGATTTATACAAAAGGATGAAAAGTTAATAGAAGAAGCTTCTAAAAAAATTCCTATACTATATTCTAAGAATATGTCTTTAGGGATAAATATATTGGTTGAATTAGCTAAAAATATATCTAATATACTAGGTGAAAATTTTGATATAGAAATTATTGAAAAACATCATAATACTAAAGTAGATGCTCCTAGTGGTACTGCCTGTATGATAGCAGATGGAATTAATAAATCATTTAATAATACTAAAAACTATGTTTTTGGAAGAAAAGGTCATAAGCAGTTAAGGACAAAAAATGAAATTGGCATACATTCCATAAGAGGTGGAACCATGTCAGGAGAGCATACTGTATTATTTTCTGGATTAGATGAAATCATAGAAATAAAACATACTGCAATTACCAAAAATATATTTGCATTAGGAGCTATTAAGGGAGCTAAATTTGTAATAAATAAGAAAAATGGATTATATTCAATGTTAGATATTTTTAACTTTATAGAAAGTAATTAA
- the purH gene encoding bifunctional phosphoribosylaminoimidazolecarboxamide formyltransferase/IMP cyclohydrolase, which yields MKSALISVYDKEGIVEFASSLKKLGWKIISTGGTKKLLSKSGIDVLEVEDITKFPEILDGRVKTLNPYIHGGLLFKRENKEHIETIEEMGIQSIDMVVNNLYPFEETIKNADSGHEDIIENIDIGGPSMIRAAAKNYKDVTVIVDPKDYSLVLEELNNNDDTNLSTRRYLARKVFNYTSYYDTLISNYFNELEKVKFPENITLCYKSRKSLRYGENPHQNAAFYEEIKETNGTLSKSKQIHGKELSFNNINDSNGALKILKEFDEPTIVGVKHANPSGIGSGEKIEDAYVKAYECDTKSIFGGIIASNREINKEIAEKINQIFIEVVLAPSFSNEALDILTKKKNIRLIEIKDIMKKDYNEFDIKKVLGGILIQEKDNKLLLDDIQIVSKRKPNEEELEDLLFAFKSAKHINSNGVVIAKNKATIGIGLGEVNRVWAVENAIDRSQNKVSESVIASDGFFPFRDSIELLAKAGVKAIIQPGGSIRDEEVIEEVDKNNMVMVFTGIRHFKH from the coding sequence ATGAAAAGCGCTTTAATAAGTGTATACGACAAGGAAGGAATAGTAGAATTTGCTTCTTCCTTAAAAAAATTAGGTTGGAAAATAATATCAACTGGTGGCACAAAAAAATTATTAAGTAAGTCAGGTATAGATGTGTTAGAAGTAGAAGATATAACTAAATTTCCAGAAATATTAGATGGGAGGGTAAAGACCTTAAATCCATATATACATGGAGGATTACTTTTTAAAAGAGAAAACAAAGAACATATAGAAACTATTGAAGAAATGGGAATACAATCAATAGATATGGTAGTAAATAATCTATACCCATTTGAAGAAACTATAAAAAATGCAGATTCAGGTCATGAAGATATTATAGAAAATATAGATATAGGTGGTCCATCTATGATTAGAGCTGCTGCAAAGAATTATAAAGATGTTACTGTTATAGTGGATCCAAAAGACTATAGTTTAGTTTTAGAAGAACTTAATAATAATGATGATACAAACCTTTCAACTAGAAGATATTTAGCTAGGAAAGTATTTAATTATACTTCATATTATGATACTTTAATTTCTAATTATTTTAATGAATTAGAAAAGGTAAAGTTTCCAGAGAATATTACTCTTTGCTATAAATCTAGAAAAAGTTTAAGATATGGAGAAAATCCTCATCAAAATGCAGCGTTTTATGAAGAAATAAAAGAAACTAATGGAACATTATCTAAAAGTAAACAAATTCATGGGAAAGAGTTATCTTTTAATAATATAAATGATTCAAATGGAGCATTAAAGATATTAAAAGAATTTGATGAACCTACTATAGTAGGAGTAAAACACGCTAATCCAAGTGGAATAGGTAGTGGTGAAAAAATAGAAGATGCATATGTAAAAGCTTACGAATGCGATACAAAATCAATATTTGGAGGTATTATAGCTTCTAATAGAGAAATAAATAAAGAAATTGCAGAGAAAATAAATCAAATTTTTATAGAAGTGGTACTTGCTCCTTCATTTAGTAATGAAGCTTTAGATATACTTACTAAAAAGAAAAATATAAGGCTTATAGAGATAAAGGATATAATGAAAAAAGATTATAATGAATTTGATATAAAGAAAGTTTTAGGTGGAATACTTATTCAAGAAAAGGATAATAAACTTTTATTAGATGATATACAAATTGTAAGTAAAAGAAAGCCAAATGAAGAAGAATTAGAAGATTTATTATTTGCCTTTAAATCTGCAAAACATATTAATTCTAATGGAGTTGTAATAGCAAAAAATAAAGCAACTATAGGTATAGGATTAGGAGAAGTAAATAGAGTTTGGGCTGTAGAAAATGCAATAGATAGATCACAAAATAAGGTTTCTGAAAGTGTTATAGCTTCAGATGGATTTTTCCCATTCAGAGATTCTATAGAACTACTTGCAAAAGCTGGTGTAAAAGCTATTATTCAACCAGGAGGCTCTATAAGAGATGAGGAAGTTATAGAAGAAGTAGATAAAAATAATATGGTAATGGTATTTACAGGTATTAGACATTTCAAACATTAA
- the dapF gene encoding diaminopimelate epimerase: protein MIEFEKFHGTGNDFIIINGLTQNFYKYSSLAKSICDRNYGVGADGMLIVESSNKAEIKMIFYNADGSEAPMCGNGLRCFSKFIYDNEIIRDKKFTVETLGGVMEVEIKLIHNTLKHVKINLGNPKINFINKEVEIDNIIYKISTLFIGTIHTVIKVENLEKIPLEDIGNKIENLNIFPKKTNVNFYEVIDENNLKVITWERGVGKTLSCGTGAAATAIISSILNNTNTKVNIHMIGGELEVEVIDNSVYLTGPVDFICKGYFNY from the coding sequence ATGATTGAATTTGAAAAGTTTCATGGTACTGGTAATGATTTTATTATAATTAATGGATTAACACAAAATTTTTATAAATATTCATCTTTAGCAAAGTCTATATGTGATAGAAACTATGGAGTTGGAGCAGATGGAATGCTAATAGTTGAATCATCAAATAAGGCAGAAATTAAAATGATTTTTTATAATGCAGATGGCAGTGAAGCTCCTATGTGTGGAAATGGCCTTAGGTGTTTTTCTAAATTTATATATGACAATGAAATTATAAGAGATAAGAAGTTTACTGTAGAAACTTTAGGAGGTGTTATGGAAGTTGAAATTAAACTTATTCATAATACATTAAAACATGTAAAAATAAACTTAGGAAACCCTAAAATAAATTTTATTAATAAAGAGGTAGAAATAGATAATATAATATATAAAATTTCAACATTATTTATTGGAACCATACATACAGTTATAAAGGTGGAGAATTTAGAAAAAATTCCTTTAGAAGATATAGGGAATAAAATAGAAAATCTAAATATCTTTCCAAAAAAAACTAATGTAAATTTTTATGAAGTAATAGATGAGAACAATTTAAAAGTTATAACTTGGGAAAGGGGAGTAGGTAAAACATTATCATGTGGAACAGGTGCAGCTGCAACAGCAATTATTAGTTCTATTCTTAACAATACAAATACAAAAGTAAATATACATATGATAGGGGGTGAATTAGAAGTAGAAGTAATTGATAATTCAGTGTATTTAACAGGTCCTGTTGATTTTATTTGTAAAGGATACTTTAATTATTAA
- a CDS encoding Dps family protein — protein sequence MKDIKKLNEYLSNLAVLNIKFHNLHWNVVGKQFVQVHEFTESLYDDFFEKYDEVAEILKMKDQKPLVKIKDYLDNASVKESDKEQFSIDEVLEIVKGDLELMKNLATEIRNSADEENDFEVVAMFEDHVSGYSKNLWFVKSMLS from the coding sequence ATGAAAGATATAAAAAAATTAAATGAATATTTATCAAATTTAGCTGTTTTAAACATAAAGTTTCACAATTTACATTGGAATGTAGTGGGTAAACAATTTGTGCAAGTACATGAGTTTACAGAATCATTATATGATGATTTCTTTGAAAAATATGATGAAGTAGCAGAAATCTTAAAAATGAAAGATCAAAAACCACTAGTTAAAATAAAGGATTATTTAGACAATGCTTCTGTAAAAGAATCAGACAAAGAACAATTCTCTATTGATGAAGTTCTTGAAATTGTTAAAGGTGATTTAGAATTAATGAAAAATTTAGCTACAGAAATCAGAAACTCTGCTGATGAAGAAAATGATTTTGAAGTAGTAGCTATGTTTGAAGATCATGTTTCAGGTTATAGTAAAAACTTATGGTTTGTAAAATCAATGCTTTCATAG
- the purN gene encoding phosphoribosylglycinamide formyltransferase has translation MLKIGVLISGSGTNFQAIVETIEDENINAKVELVISNKKDAYGLKRAESRGIRALYLDSKDFNNIEDYDLKLIEEFKKRDIELIVLAGYLKVLSSDFIEAFKNKIINIHPSLLPSFGGRGCYGEKVHEKVLNYGCKYSGATVHFVDNGVDTGPIILQKIVEIDEYETINSLKQKVLTIEHKILPMAVKLFAEERIVLNSRKVKILGEMK, from the coding sequence GTGCTAAAAATAGGAGTTTTAATTTCAGGAAGTGGCACAAATTTTCAAGCTATAGTTGAAACAATCGAAGATGAAAATATAAATGCAAAAGTAGAATTAGTAATATCAAATAAAAAAGATGCCTATGGACTTAAAAGAGCTGAATCAAGAGGAATAAGGGCTTTGTATTTAGATTCTAAGGATTTTAATAATATAGAAGACTATGATTTAAAATTAATAGAAGAATTTAAAAAAAGAGATATAGAATTAATAGTTTTAGCAGGTTATTTAAAAGTTTTATCTAGTGATTTTATTGAAGCTTTTAAAAATAAAATAATAAATATACATCCTTCATTACTACCAAGCTTTGGAGGAAGAGGATGTTATGGAGAGAAAGTACACGAAAAAGTATTAAATTATGGATGTAAATATAGTGGAGCTACAGTACATTTTGTAGATAATGGAGTAGATACAGGTCCTATAATATTACAAAAAATAGTTGAAATAGATGAATATGAAACTATAAATAGCTTAAAACAAAAAGTACTTACTATAGAACATAAGATATTACCTATGGCAGTAAAACTATTTGCCGAAGAAAGAATTGTTTTAAATAGTAGGAAAGTAAAAATATTGGGGGAGATGAAATGA
- the purE gene encoding 5-(carboxyamino)imidazole ribonucleotide mutase codes for MKVSVIMGSISDKEIAKKTIEILEKFNIEYEVKVISAHRTPDKAVEFVKDAEENNTEVIIAIAGKAAHLAGVLAGLSTLPVIGIPAKSSTMDGLDSLLSTVQMPKGVPVATVAINGGENAGLLAVQMLSLKYPKLKEALKEYKVELKKQVEEMNGSLNF; via the coding sequence ATGAAAGTAAGCGTAATAATGGGAAGTATTTCAGATAAAGAGATAGCTAAAAAGACAATAGAAATTTTAGAGAAATTTAATATTGAATATGAGGTAAAGGTAATTTCAGCCCATAGAACACCAGATAAGGCAGTGGAATTTGTTAAAGATGCTGAAGAAAATAATACAGAAGTAATTATAGCTATAGCAGGTAAAGCAGCTCATTTAGCAGGAGTTTTAGCAGGACTTAGCACATTACCTGTAATTGGTATTCCTGCAAAATCATCTACTATGGATGGATTAGATTCTTTACTTTCAACAGTTCAAATGCCAAAAGGAGTACCTGTAGCAACTGTTGCAATTAATGGTGGAGAAAATGCAGGGTTACTTGCAGTACAAATGCTATCACTTAAATATCCAAAACTAAAAGAAGCATTAAAAGAATATAAAGTGGAATTAAAAAAACAAGTTGAAGAAATGAATGGATCTCTAAACTTTTAA
- the purD gene encoding phosphoribosylamine--glycine ligase, whose amino-acid sequence MNILVIGSGGREHALCWKINKSNKVKKIYCAPGNGGTLEVAENVDIASNDIDTLLEFALNNKIDLTIVGPEEPLALGIVDKFKENNLKIFGPNKKSSQLESSKEFSKKFMRKYNIPTAKYKAFLEYDEAVKGIKEFTYPLVIKADGLCLGKGVVICENETEALNTLKDILEKKIYGKEGEKVIIEEFLEGTEASLLCFVSGNDIIPMESARDYKKIFDGDKGLNTGGIGAYSPNELFTDELNNKIGKEVLKKISRGLKEEELEYNGILFIGFMVEEADIKVLEFNVRFGDPETEVLMPRLKSDLIDIFEKTIDNKIAENDLLWSNNSCVTVVTTSKGYPKQYKKELPITGTQDINKSLILFHNGTKYNNRDLVTNGGRVLSITSLESNRAEAREKIYEEISKIYYNGMYFRKDIAYK is encoded by the coding sequence ATGAATATATTAGTCATAGGCAGTGGAGGACGTGAACATGCTTTATGCTGGAAGATTAATAAATCTAATAAAGTAAAAAAAATATATTGTGCTCCAGGTAATGGAGGAACTTTAGAAGTTGCTGAAAATGTAGATATAGCCTCAAATGATATAGATACATTACTTGAATTTGCATTAAATAACAAAATAGATTTAACAATTGTAGGACCAGAAGAGCCACTTGCATTAGGTATAGTAGATAAATTCAAAGAAAATAATTTGAAAATATTTGGACCTAATAAAAAATCTAGTCAGTTAGAATCTAGTAAGGAGTTCTCTAAAAAATTTATGAGGAAATATAATATACCAACAGCTAAATATAAAGCTTTTTTAGAATATGATGAAGCAGTAAAAGGAATAAAAGAATTTACTTACCCTCTTGTAATAAAAGCAGATGGATTGTGTCTCGGAAAAGGAGTTGTAATTTGTGAGAATGAAACAGAGGCTTTAAATACTTTAAAAGATATATTGGAGAAAAAAATATATGGAAAAGAAGGAGAGAAAGTAATCATAGAAGAATTTTTAGAAGGAACAGAAGCATCTCTTCTTTGTTTTGTATCTGGAAATGATATAATTCCAATGGAAAGTGCAAGAGACTACAAGAAAATCTTTGATGGAGATAAGGGACTTAATACAGGAGGCATAGGGGCATATTCACCTAATGAATTATTTACAGATGAATTAAATAACAAGATAGGAAAAGAAGTATTAAAAAAGATTAGCAGAGGATTAAAAGAAGAAGAATTAGAGTATAATGGTATATTATTCATTGGATTTATGGTAGAAGAAGCTGATATTAAAGTATTGGAATTTAATGTGAGATTTGGGGATCCAGAAACAGAAGTATTAATGCCAAGACTTAAAAGTGATTTAATAGATATATTTGAAAAAACAATAGATAATAAAATAGCAGAAAATGATTTGTTGTGGAGTAATAATTCTTGTGTTACAGTAGTTACTACTTCAAAGGGTTATCCTAAACAGTATAAAAAAGAACTTCCAATTACAGGAACACAAGATATAAATAAATCTTTAATACTTTTTCATAATGGTACAAAATATAACAATAGAGATTTAGTTACCAATGGTGGTAGAGTTTTAAGTATTACTTCTTTGGAATCTAATAGGGCTGAAGCTAGAGAAAAAATTTATGAAGAGATATCTAAGATTTATTATAATGGAATGTATTTTAGGAAAGATATAGCTTATAAATAA
- the purF gene encoding amidophosphoribosyltransferase → MSGVLGIYGKDIEEISGMMYYGLYALQHRGQVSTGIAINNNGFIDYHKDMGLVNEVFEKEILNRFRGNICIGHVRYAFSDEEKNRKNTEPLVVGYRKGALALAHDGKIANYLELKDKLEDDGTIFQTDLDAELIANLIARHHKDDLEDAIKNALEKLKGSFSIAIMTNDKLIGARDSFGIKPLSIGKLRDNYILSSETCAFDTIGAEFIRHVEPGEIVVIDDEGIKSIYKKSKKRALCLFESIYFARPDSEIDGKSIYLSRIKAGKTLFKESKIDADIVIGAPDSGIIAAIGYAEESKIPYAEGLIKNRYVGRTFISPTKELREQGVKIKLNPLKENIVGKKVILVDDSIVRGTTIKQTVKMLKDSGAKEVHVRIASPRVTHSCHLGMDTPNKDNLIGANKTPEEITEIIGADSLYFLSLEGLLQSVGENNGFCKGCFTGNYPIERMD, encoded by the coding sequence TTGAGTGGTGTTTTAGGTATTTATGGAAAAGATATAGAAGAAATATCAGGGATGATGTACTATGGCCTCTATGCTCTTCAGCATAGAGGGCAAGTTAGTACTGGAATTGCAATAAATAATAATGGATTCATAGATTATCACAAAGATATGGGACTTGTAAATGAAGTATTTGAAAAAGAAATTTTAAATAGATTTAGAGGAAATATCTGTATTGGACATGTAAGATATGCTTTTTCAGATGAAGAAAAGAATAGAAAAAATACAGAACCTTTAGTAGTAGGATATAGAAAAGGCGCTTTAGCATTAGCACATGATGGTAAAATAGCAAATTATCTAGAGTTAAAAGACAAATTAGAAGATGATGGAACTATATTTCAAACAGATTTAGATGCAGAATTAATAGCCAATTTAATAGCAAGACATCATAAAGATGACTTAGAAGATGCTATAAAAAATGCCTTGGAGAAATTAAAAGGTTCTTTTTCAATAGCTATAATGACAAATGATAAATTAATAGGAGCAAGAGATTCTTTTGGTATCAAACCATTATCTATTGGAAAATTAAGGGATAACTATATATTATCTTCAGAAACATGTGCCTTTGATACCATAGGAGCAGAATTTATTAGGCATGTAGAGCCAGGTGAAATAGTAGTAATTGATGATGAAGGTATTAAAAGCATATATAAGAAATCTAAAAAAAGAGCTTTATGTTTATTTGAAAGTATATATTTTGCTAGACCTGATAGTGAAATAGATGGAAAAAGCATTTATCTATCTAGAATTAAAGCAGGAAAAACTCTTTTTAAAGAATCAAAAATAGATGCAGATATAGTAATAGGTGCACCAGATTCTGGAATTATCGCTGCAATAGGATATGCAGAAGAGTCAAAAATTCCATATGCAGAAGGATTAATCAAAAATAGATATGTAGGAAGAACATTTATTAGTCCTACAAAAGAATTAAGAGAACAAGGTGTAAAGATTAAATTAAATCCTTTAAAAGAAAATATAGTAGGTAAAAAAGTAATATTAGTAGATGATTCTATTGTGAGAGGAACCACAATAAAACAAACTGTAAAAATGTTAAAAGATTCAGGAGCAAAAGAAGTTCATGTAAGAATTGCATCTCCTAGAGTAACTCATTCCTGTCATTTAGGAATGGATACTCCAAATAAAGATAATTTAATAGGTGCAAATAAAACTCCTGAAGAAATAACAGAAATAATAGGTGCAGATTCACTATATTTCTTATCATTAGAAGGATTATTACAATCTGTAGGTGAAAATAATGGTTTTTGTAAAGGGTGCTTTACAGGTAATTACCCAATAGAAAGGATGGATTAA